In Pleurocapsa sp. PCC 7319, the following are encoded in one genomic region:
- a CDS encoding ATP-binding protein, with amino-acid sequence MLSNSLFKKFIIKPLSQLPLQIVLTAPFVLQIFIIVSLVGYFSLRNGQKAVNNVTAQLLHELIQRIQQQIHSYLAIPHSINTINANSLLRGDLDATTVKGEHQLWLQAHTHSRTNLVYCGTEALGELIGVGPEGKNRSLELLIYNQSTDFRGHYYRLDNQGDKQKLLRVDSQPYDSRTRPWYQAAKKAGKFTWSPLYLDFEAKVPTITASLPVYDQNGTFVGVCATDLFLPVELSQFLQSLKVGETGKVFIMERTGTLVSSSLLESEFISNSEQLQIKQAIDSNNPLIRKTTNYLITQWGNLNQINSSSVEQLTIEGKRQFLQVTPFQPENGIDWLIVVLIPESDFMTEINANTRTTIFLCILALIVSIAISILTSRWVIKPIRHLNQAAKAIAQGELDNSVEIIRNDELGELANSFNYMGEQINTYVLALQQANQELEQKVAERTASLAESQRTLATLMSNLPGMAYCCLNDRDWTMIFVSEGCQSLTGYLPEDLTKNQSVKYNQLIHPEERNMVGQEIQNAIAQKRSFQVTYRILTQQMTEKWVWEQGQGIFNQSGGVEFLEGFIADISDLIKAEKALEQSNQELRSTLGKLEATQIELQRAKEKAESANLAKSEFLANMSHELRTPLNSILGFAQILNKDSSLKPEQQQRLSIINRSGEHLLSLINNILSMSKIEAGQIPLNEIDFDLHALLMNLQQMFALKVQNKGLQFFLESDAHLPQYISTDEGKLRQVLINLIGNAVKFTQQGEVILRAKVDSNQPLLKLEVEDTGLGISPEEIDRLFVPFEQTTAGRKIKQGTGLGLAITHKFIELMGGEITASSTVGVGSCFQCSIPIHLSSSEGNPLKKARGKVIGLAPKQPEYRILVVDDEADNRLLLLDLLTSVGFSVQQASNGKEAIDIWQAWQPHLIWMDLWMPQMNGYEATKSIRKTESELDKQGISTKIIALTASAFKEERDITLASGFDDFVIKPFEELLIWSNMKQHLGIELIYQLSPENNGQGMPKTISQDQVTSADLSKDLQSMHSEWLGELHQASSQLRGKKVMQLIKDIPPEKAALASQLRTLADNYQFDEIVKLMNFSVS; translated from the coding sequence ATGCTATCTAACTCTCTATTCAAAAAGTTTATTATTAAACCCTTGAGCCAACTGCCGTTACAGATAGTTTTGACAGCTCCTTTTGTTTTACAGATCTTTATCATAGTTAGTTTAGTTGGATATTTTTCCTTACGTAATGGACAGAAAGCAGTTAATAATGTGACTGCTCAATTGCTCCATGAGCTAATTCAGCGGATCCAACAGCAGATCCATTCCTATCTGGCAATTCCCCATTCTATTAATACCATCAATGCTAATTCTTTGCTCAGAGGAGATTTAGATGCTACTACTGTCAAAGGAGAACATCAGCTTTGGCTTCAAGCTCACACCCATTCCCGAACTAACCTAGTTTATTGTGGTACTGAGGCTTTAGGAGAACTCATTGGAGTTGGTCCCGAAGGAAAAAATCGCTCTCTAGAACTGTTAATTTATAACCAAAGTACAGATTTCCGTGGACATTACTATCGCTTGGATAATCAGGGCGATAAACAGAAGCTATTGCGGGTTGACAGTCAACCCTATGACTCTAGAACCAGACCTTGGTATCAAGCAGCTAAAAAAGCTGGTAAATTTACCTGGAGTCCTCTTTATTTAGATTTTGAGGCTAAAGTCCCTACAATTACCGCAAGTTTGCCAGTGTATGACCAGAACGGGACATTTGTGGGAGTTTGTGCCACTGACTTGTTTTTACCTGTAGAACTAAGTCAGTTCCTGCAAAGTCTGAAAGTAGGAGAGACAGGAAAGGTATTTATCATGGAGCGAACTGGTACCTTGGTTTCAAGTTCTCTCCTTGAGTCTGAGTTCATTAGTAATAGTGAACAGCTACAAATTAAGCAAGCCATCGATAGTAATAATCCTCTAATTAGAAAAACTACCAACTATCTAATTACACAATGGGGAAACTTAAATCAAATCAACTCCTCCTCTGTGGAGCAGTTGACTATAGAGGGAAAAAGGCAATTTTTGCAGGTAACACCTTTTCAGCCAGAAAATGGTATAGATTGGCTAATTGTGGTGTTAATACCGGAATCTGACTTTATGACTGAGATTAATGCCAATACTCGCACCACTATTTTCCTTTGTATTTTGGCATTAATTGTGAGTATTGCTATTAGTATATTAACTTCACGCTGGGTAATTAAACCAATTCGACATCTCAATCAGGCAGCCAAGGCAATTGCCCAAGGAGAATTAGATAATAGCGTTGAAATTATTCGCAATGATGAACTAGGAGAACTGGCTAACTCTTTCAATTACATGGGTGAGCAAATCAATACCTATGTGCTTGCCTTACAACAAGCTAATCAAGAATTAGAGCAAAAAGTAGCAGAACGAACAGCTTCTCTAGCAGAAAGCCAAAGAACTCTGGCTACTCTAATGAGTAATCTACCAGGAATGGCTTATTGCTGTCTCAATGACCGAGATTGGACGATGATTTTTGTCAGTGAAGGATGCCAGAGTTTAACGGGTTATTTACCTGAAGATTTAACCAAAAACCAATCAGTTAAATACAATCAATTAATTCATCCAGAAGAACGAAACATGGTTGGACAAGAGATCCAAAATGCGATCGCCCAAAAACGCTCATTTCAGGTTACTTATCGTATTTTAACTCAACAGATGACTGAAAAATGGGTTTGGGAACAAGGACAAGGGATTTTTAACCAATCTGGGGGAGTAGAATTTCTTGAAGGTTTTATCGCTGATATTAGCGATTTGATTAAAGCTGAAAAAGCTCTAGAACAAAGCAACCAAGAATTACGTTCAACTCTAGGTAAGCTAGAAGCAACCCAAATAGAACTTCAAAGAGCCAAAGAAAAGGCAGAAAGTGCTAATTTAGCCAAGTCAGAATTTTTAGCCAATATGAGCCATGAGCTACGAACTCCTCTCAATAGTATCCTGGGCTTTGCTCAAATTCTCAATAAAGATAGCTCCTTAAAACCAGAACAACAGCAACGCTTAAGTATTATTAATCGCAGTGGCGAACATTTGCTATCTTTGATTAACAATATTTTGTCAATGTCCAAAATTGAAGCTGGTCAAATCCCTCTCAATGAAATAGATTTTGACCTCCACGCTTTGCTGATGAACCTGCAACAAATGTTTGCTCTGAAAGTCCAAAACAAAGGACTGCAATTTTTCTTAGAATCTGATGCCCATTTACCCCAATACATCTCTACTGATGAGGGAAAACTGCGACAAGTCTTAATTAATTTAATTGGCAATGCCGTTAAATTTACCCAACAGGGTGAAGTAATCCTAAGAGCTAAAGTCGATTCTAACCAACCTCTACTCAAATTAGAAGTAGAAGATACAGGTCTAGGGATTTCCCCAGAAGAAATAGATCGGTTATTTGTGCCGTTTGAACAAACCACAGCGGGGCGTAAAATCAAACAGGGGACTGGATTGGGGCTAGCCATCACTCACAAGTTTATTGAACTGATGGGAGGAGAGATTACTGCTAGCAGCACCGTAGGTGTAGGTAGTTGTTTTCAATGCTCCATTCCGATTCACCTCAGTTCCAGTGAAGGGAATCCTCTCAAAAAAGCTAGGGGTAAAGTGATTGGTTTAGCTCCAAAACAACCTGAATATCGGATTTTAGTAGTGGATGATGAGGCGGACAATCGTCTCTTATTATTAGATTTACTCACTTCAGTGGGGTTTTCGGTGCAGCAAGCCAGCAATGGAAAAGAAGCTATAGATATCTGGCAAGCTTGGCAGCCCCATCTGATTTGGATGGATTTGTGGATGCCCCAGATGAATGGATACGAAGCAACCAAAAGCATTAGAAAGACAGAATCGGAGTTAGACAAACAGGGTATTTCGACTAAGATTATTGCTCTGACAGCTAGTGCCTTTAAGGAGGAGCGAGACATCACACTAGCATCAGGTTTTGATGATTTTGTGATCAAACCTTTTGAAGAGTTGCTGATTTGGTCGAACATGAAGCAACATCTGGGGATTGAGTTAATTTACCAACTGTCCCCTGAGAACAATGGTCAAGGAATGCCCAAGACTATTTCTCAAGACCAAGTTACTTCCGCCGATTTATCGAAGGACTTACAGTCTATGCACTCTGAATGGTTAGGGGAGCTGCACCAAGCTTCTAGTCAACTCAGGGGTAAAAAAGTGATGCAGTTAATTAAAGATATTCCGCCAGAAAAAGCAGCTCTTGCTAGCCAACTGCGAACTTTAGCAGATAACTATCAATTTGATGAGATTGTTAAATTAATGAATTTTTCTGTTTCCTGA
- a CDS encoding multicopper oxidase domain-containing protein, translating to MSNLFQLDRKLKTRRQFIQWGLLAGGLSIAALKLNPRQAQAANPVRIPPIPKIDNTWDLSFDPMSILRDFNYGTLKEEDGRTVREFEVVAHSTPLQLNLAITFISWNLNDRVPGPTLRATEGDRVRIIFHNEEGHSHSMHFHGTHPVEMDGVKSVRRGKTTIYEFDAEPYGVHPYHCHVAPVTRHVGKGLYGLFIVDPPEGRPEADEMVMVMGAYDLDSDGKNELYAFNGIPNYYRDRPIPIYQNQLVRLYILNMIEFDPAITFHIHANMFQVYRTGRSLDPSEESDVITMGTAERHILEFAYKYPGKYMFHPHQDYIAEHGCIGFFDVIPEEE from the coding sequence ATGTCAAATTTATTTCAATTAGATCGAAAACTTAAGACTCGTCGCCAATTTATTCAATGGGGTTTACTAGCAGGTGGGCTCTCTATCGCTGCACTAAAGTTAAATCCTCGTCAGGCTCAGGCGGCTAACCCAGTGAGAATTCCTCCCATACCAAAAATAGACAATACTTGGGATTTGAGCTTCGATCCGATGTCAATTTTAAGAGATTTTAACTATGGCACCCTCAAAGAGGAAGATGGAAGGACTGTTCGAGAATTTGAAGTGGTTGCCCATAGTACTCCTTTACAGCTTAATCTTGCTATTACTTTTATTAGCTGGAATTTAAACGATCGCGTTCCAGGTCCAACTCTAAGAGCCACCGAAGGCGATCGCGTTCGGATTATTTTTCATAATGAAGAGGGACATTCTCACAGTATGCATTTTCACGGCACTCATCCTGTAGAAATGGATGGAGTTAAATCGGTACGTAGGGGCAAAACAACTATCTATGAATTTGATGCCGAGCCTTATGGTGTTCATCCATATCATTGTCATGTTGCTCCCGTTACTCGTCATGTTGGCAAGGGACTATATGGCTTATTTATTGTCGATCCCCCTGAAGGTCGTCCTGAAGCTGATGAAATGGTAATGGTGATGGGTGCTTATGATTTAGATAGTGATGGTAAAAACGAACTGTATGCTTTTAATGGCATTCCTAACTATTATCGCGATCGCCCAATCCCGATCTATCAAAATCAATTGGTCCGCCTCTATATCCTCAACATGATTGAGTTTGACCCTGCCATCACTTTTCATATTCATGCCAATATGTTTCAGGTTTATCGTACTGGTCGTAGCTTAGATCCTAGTGAAGAAAGTGATGTCATTACGATGGGAACTGCGGAACGACATATCTTAGAATTTGCCTATAAATATCCTGGTAAATATATGTTTCATCCTCACCAAGACTATATTGCCGAACATGGTTGTATAGGGTTTTTTGATGTAATTCCTGAAGAAGAATAA
- a CDS encoding rod shape-determining protein: MGIDLGTANTLIYVSGKGIVLEEPSVVAIERKTETPRAFGKEAKLLLGRAPENIEALRPLKDGVIADFDATEAMIHEFVRRVFEGNPLVHPRMVIGIPSGVTKLERRAVIEAASNAGAREVDLIEEPLAAAIGAGLPVAEPTGNMIVDIGGGTTEVAVLSSQGKVISESIRIAGDELTEAIVNQMKKEHKLAIGENTAETIKLQLGSAYPVKDDDSTMEVRGLHMLSGLPRSVDVKASEIRECLQDPVNSIIEAIKRTLEQTPPDLAADIIDRGIMLAGGGAMLRGLDVFISHETGIVTHIAPEPLKCVVLGTGRVLEDKSLDRVFSDRSTLN, encoded by the coding sequence ATGGGCATAGATCTAGGTACTGCTAACACTTTGATCTATGTATCTGGTAAGGGTATCGTCTTGGAGGAGCCTTCTGTAGTAGCGATCGAACGCAAAACAGAAACCCCAAGAGCATTTGGTAAAGAGGCAAAATTATTATTAGGGCGTGCGCCAGAAAACATTGAAGCTTTACGTCCTCTCAAAGATGGTGTGATTGCTGATTTTGATGCCACAGAAGCAATGATCCATGAATTTGTCCGACGGGTTTTTGAGGGCAATCCGTTGGTTCATCCCCGTATGGTGATTGGGATTCCCAGTGGTGTGACTAAATTGGAACGTCGCGCTGTAATCGAAGCGGCTTCAAATGCAGGAGCAAGGGAAGTTGATTTGATTGAAGAACCGTTGGCAGCAGCTATAGGCGCAGGACTACCCGTAGCTGAACCTACGGGAAATATGATTGTGGATATTGGTGGTGGTACTACAGAGGTAGCAGTGCTTAGCTCTCAGGGCAAAGTAATTAGCGAATCAATTCGCATCGCTGGGGATGAACTAACCGAAGCAATTGTTAATCAAATGAAAAAGGAACATAAACTCGCGATTGGTGAGAACACTGCCGAAACTATTAAACTACAACTCGGTTCGGCTTATCCCGTTAAGGATGATGATTCTACAATGGAAGTACGAGGCTTACATATGCTATCGGGATTACCTCGTAGCGTTGATGTTAAGGCGTCTGAGATTCGTGAATGCCTACAAGATCCAGTAAACAGTATTATTGAAGCGATTAAGAGAACTTTAGAGCAAACTCCTCCAGATTTAGCTGCCGATATTATTGATCGCGGAATTATGTTAGCAGGTGGAGGGGCAATGTTACGGGGATTAGATGTTTTTATTAGTCACGAAACAGGTATTGTCACTCATATTGCACCTGAACCATTAAAATGCGTAGTTTTGGGTACAGGAAGGGTACTTGAAGATAAAAGCTTAGATCGTGTTTTTAGCGATCGCTCTACACTCAATTAG
- the mreD gene encoding rod shape-determining protein MreD, producing the protein MPTKIQTSNNILNIINTLFICASVVLCSLLMLLHIPGMELLQTNPNWLLIWVVSWSLQRSVWQAAIAGLSIGWIYDGMTISSPSHVLSLVLVGVFTSALQKQKYIGEDFISVALIVFFMTVLAETIFALQYTMQRFLSISEVWQQYQQIVITTAMITSLWSPAFYYPFNLWQQRINRMAKNVNS; encoded by the coding sequence ATGCCTACTAAGATTCAGACATCTAATAATATTTTGAACATAATTAACACGTTATTTATTTGTGCTTCCGTAGTTTTGTGTTCACTTTTGATGCTGTTACATATTCCTGGTATGGAGCTACTCCAAACTAATCCCAATTGGCTTCTAATTTGGGTTGTCTCCTGGAGTCTTCAAAGGTCAGTATGGCAGGCAGCGATCGCCGGCTTAAGTATAGGGTGGATATATGATGGTATGACCATCAGTTCACCTTCTCATGTTCTCAGTTTAGTTTTAGTTGGGGTATTTACTTCTGCATTACAAAAGCAAAAATATATTGGAGAGGATTTTATTTCTGTTGCTTTGATTGTTTTTTTTATGACAGTTTTGGCGGAAACAATTTTTGCGTTGCAATATACAATGCAGAGATTTCTTTCGATATCAGAAGTTTGGCAACAATATCAACAAATCGTTATAACTACAGCGATGATTACTAGTCTCTGGAGTCCTGCTTTTTATTACCCATTTAATCTTTGGCAGCAGAGAATTAATAGAATGGCAAAGAATGTTAATAGTTAA
- the mreC gene encoding rod shape-determining protein MreC, producing the protein MSRWWDKYGLGTILMFVALAMALFIKQTQASVLSEIYYFIVSPFQSQKQLVIEDRLTNARILELEQQVTELEQQNQQLKQLLNFTETQTAKTIAAPIIGRSGDRWWDHVTLGKGSQNGIKPGFVVMGIGGLVGRVTHVTPHTSKVLLVTDATSRVGATLSRNRQLGYIQGKGSSKIVMKFFNQVADIKSGDEIATSTLSKLFPPGMPIGKVKSHQRHEDSTSEIEIELAAPIDILEWVIVQPFEPKIGI; encoded by the coding sequence ATGAGTCGCTGGTGGGATAAATATGGTTTGGGGACAATACTAATGTTTGTAGCTTTGGCAATGGCTTTGTTCATTAAACAAACTCAAGCATCAGTCTTGTCAGAGATATATTATTTTATAGTTAGTCCCTTTCAATCCCAAAAACAGCTAGTCATAGAAGATAGACTAACTAATGCTCGTATATTAGAGCTAGAGCAACAGGTAACTGAATTAGAACAGCAAAATCAGCAGCTAAAGCAGTTGTTAAATTTTACTGAGACCCAAACGGCTAAAACTATAGCCGCTCCAATAATTGGTCGTAGTGGCGATCGTTGGTGGGATCACGTTACCTTGGGTAAAGGAAGCCAAAATGGCATTAAACCAGGTTTTGTAGTTATGGGTATTGGAGGCTTAGTTGGTCGTGTCACCCACGTTACCCCTCATACCAGCAAAGTATTGTTAGTTACTGATGCAACCAGCAGAGTTGGGGCAACTCTCAGCCGCAATCGTCAATTAGGCTACATTCAGGGAAAAGGTTCATCCAAGATAGTAATGAAGTTCTTTAATCAGGTTGCTGATATCAAGTCTGGAGATGAAATTGCTACTTCTACCCTCAGTAAGTTATTTCCTCCTGGTATGCCGATTGGGAAGGTTAAATCTCATCAGCGTCACGAAGATTCGACATCCGAAATAGAGATAGAGTTAGCTGCTCCAATTGATATTTTAGAATGGGTCATTGTGCAGCCTTTTGAACCTAAAATAGGAATCTAG
- a CDS encoding alpha/beta hydrolase, whose amino-acid sequence MKPSFALLLSLAFWLVESSFPFNSTSAQVTPPELQVIPPSTEHPEGMKEIVSEDTVIYLPNVEYAKYGDRRLKLNILMPVNQGEAPPRPLILYIKGGGWRRRNWNKLIPPQLAYFAHRDNRYVVAMVEHRHSMEAKAPAQVQDVKAAIRFMRANAEEYNIDPERIGIWGGSSGGHLASMIGTSDGVAEFLTEDNQSQPSSVKAVVNFYGPTDFTQMNKYPTQMDHDAEDSPESQVIGGPIQDPKYRELVQMYNPITYISKDKELPPFLIVHGDQDGKVPFNQSVLLYTALRDAGQDVTFYKIKGADHGKGVWTPRVLNLVYDFFEQHLNNGSDSRRLENNAARIRMLKRNNKGAKPQL is encoded by the coding sequence GTGAAGCCAAGTTTTGCTCTACTTTTGTCTTTGGCTTTTTGGTTAGTTGAAAGTTCGTTTCCATTTAATTCCACTTCAGCGCAAGTAACTCCTCCAGAATTACAAGTAATTCCACCATCTACTGAGCATCCTGAGGGGATGAAAGAGATTGTCAGTGAAGATACAGTTATTTACCTTCCTAATGTCGAATATGCTAAGTATGGCGATCGCCGCTTAAAACTGAATATTTTGATGCCAGTCAATCAAGGTGAAGCTCCACCAAGACCATTAATCCTGTATATCAAGGGAGGAGGATGGCGACGACGGAATTGGAATAAACTTATCCCTCCACAGCTAGCTTATTTTGCCCATAGAGATAACAGGTATGTAGTAGCCATGGTTGAACATCGCCATTCTATGGAAGCTAAGGCTCCTGCTCAAGTGCAAGATGTTAAAGCGGCAATACGCTTTATGAGGGCCAATGCTGAGGAATATAATATCGATCCCGAAAGGATCGGGATCTGGGGTGGTTCTTCGGGAGGACATCTTGCTTCTATGATAGGTACCAGTGATGGCGTAGCGGAATTTTTGACGGAAGATAATCAATCCCAGCCTAGTTCTGTCAAAGCTGTAGTTAATTTTTATGGTCCTACTGATTTTACTCAGATGAATAAATATCCGACTCAAATGGACCATGACGCTGAAGACTCACCAGAGTCGCAAGTAATTGGTGGACCGATTCAAGATCCTAAATATAGAGAACTTGTGCAGATGTATAATCCAATTACGTACATCTCTAAAGATAAGGAACTCCCCCCTTTTCTGATCGTACATGGAGACCAGGATGGAAAGGTTCCTTTTAACCAAAGTGTACTACTGTATACAGCGTTACGTGACGCAGGACAAGATGTGACCTTTTACAAAATAAAAGGTGCCGATCACGGCAAGGGAGTCTGGACACCTCGCGTGCTGAATCTTGTTTATGACTTTTTTGAGCAACACTTAAACAACGGCTCTGATAGTAGACGGTTAGAAAACAACGCTGCACGTATCAGGATGCTGAAACGCAATAATAAAGGGGCGAAGCCCCAGCTATAA
- a CDS encoding glycoside hydrolase family 9 protein, which produces MTLIFIVLTSAHTISQATENYGEALQKSILFFEAQQAGKLPEWNRFPWRGDSTPEDGADVGIDLSGGWIDAGDNVKFNFPMAYSVTTLAWGGIEYYDAYQQSGQLVHLGQNIKWATDYLLNSFVNDTPGNYVLYGQVGNGKKDHKWWGAAEVVHYEMERPAYKIDTSCPGTDLAGETSAAMASSSILFRQNGDLEYADLLVEKAERLFDFANNYRGKYSDCLKAAVPFYTSVSGEQDELVWAAIWLHKAKTAQNRDYSGEYLDLAEAEYLKMSKPFNYTYQFDDKSYGIYVLLAQETGKTEYQKRTEAWLDFWTVGYQGKKITYTPGGLAFLAKWGSLPLAANTSFLSFVYSDWLKTQGEIEKAERYFDFGVDQINYILGHNPSKRSYMIGYGNNYPQNPHHRTAHGSWLNNAHKPSNNRNLLMGALVGGPDNQDNWQDDRNDWVRNEVGVSYNAGFAGALAKMYAEFGGEPLTEISFPQADEPEIYVETQTNISSRKVTEIILTIINKSATPARGLENALVRISYDADPKQADNISVSVMSRDCPYTPAQIVKVEDGVYYTEVGCGGTVIYPGGNRDYKKRIKLKLEQNKSASGNNSLFNSFNGIFGKPLAIAKICLYEENELLWESDSSTEIF; this is translated from the coding sequence ATGACATTGATCTTCATTGTTCTTACCTCAGCACATACAATCAGCCAAGCTACAGAAAATTATGGTGAAGCATTACAAAAATCGATATTATTTTTTGAAGCGCAGCAAGCAGGAAAACTGCCAGAATGGAATCGATTTCCTTGGCGGGGAGATTCAACTCCAGAAGATGGTGCAGATGTAGGCATTGACCTCAGTGGAGGCTGGATAGATGCGGGAGATAATGTCAAGTTCAATTTTCCGATGGCCTATAGTGTCACTACTTTGGCATGGGGAGGAATTGAATATTATGATGCTTATCAACAATCAGGTCAATTAGTTCATCTTGGGCAAAACATCAAGTGGGCGACAGATTATCTACTTAATTCCTTTGTCAATGATACTCCTGGTAATTATGTTCTTTACGGACAAGTTGGCAATGGAAAGAAGGACCACAAGTGGTGGGGAGCAGCAGAAGTAGTCCATTATGAAATGGAACGACCAGCTTATAAAATCGATACTAGTTGTCCTGGTACAGATCTGGCAGGAGAAACCTCCGCGGCGATGGCTTCCAGTTCTATTCTATTTCGTCAAAATGGTGATCTAGAATATGCTGATTTGCTGGTAGAAAAAGCAGAACGGTTGTTTGATTTTGCCAATAATTATCGTGGTAAATATTCTGATTGCTTGAAAGCAGCAGTTCCATTTTATACTTCAGTTAGTGGAGAACAGGATGAGCTAGTATGGGCAGCAATTTGGTTGCATAAGGCTAAAACAGCCCAGAATAGAGATTATTCAGGAGAGTATTTAGATCTTGCTGAGGCTGAATATCTCAAAATGTCTAAACCTTTTAACTATACTTATCAGTTTGATGATAAGTCCTATGGGATTTATGTCTTGTTGGCGCAGGAAACAGGAAAAACAGAATATCAAAAGCGTACCGAAGCTTGGTTAGATTTCTGGACTGTGGGTTATCAGGGTAAGAAAATCACCTATACTCCTGGTGGTTTAGCATTTTTGGCTAAATGGGGTTCTTTACCTCTAGCAGCTAACACGAGCTTTTTAAGTTTTGTCTACAGTGATTGGTTAAAAACTCAGGGAGAAATAGAAAAAGCTGAACGCTATTTTGATTTTGGTGTCGATCAGATTAACTATATTCTAGGTCATAATCCCTCTAAACGCAGCTATATGATTGGTTATGGCAACAATTATCCTCAAAATCCTCATCATCGTACTGCTCATGGCAGTTGGCTAAATAATGCTCACAAGCCCTCGAACAATCGCAATCTTTTGATGGGAGCATTGGTTGGTGGACCTGACAATCAAGATAATTGGCAAGACGATCGCAATGATTGGGTACGTAATGAAGTAGGGGTTAGCTATAACGCCGGTTTTGCAGGAGCTTTAGCAAAAATGTACGCTGAGTTTGGTGGTGAACCTTTAACGGAGATATCTTTTCCCCAAGCTGATGAACCTGAAATCTATGTCGAGACGCAGACTAATATATCAAGTAGGAAAGTTACTGAGATTATTCTGACCATTATTAATAAATCGGCTACGCCAGCGCGGGGACTGGAAAATGCACTAGTACGAATATCTTATGATGCTGACCCTAAGCAAGCTGATAATATATCTGTATCTGTGATGTCCCGTGATTGTCCCTATACTCCAGCACAAATAGTCAAAGTTGAAGATGGTGTTTACTACACCGAAGTTGGCTGTGGGGGAACAGTTATTTATCCAGGGGGAAATAGAGACTATAAAAAGCGAATCAAACTGAAGCTAGAACAGAATAAATCGGCAAGTGGCAATAATAGCTTATTTAATAGTTTCAATGGAATATTTGGCAAACCACTAGCAATTGCCAAAATTTGTTTGTATGAGGAAAATGAACTGCTTTGGGAGTCTGATTCCTCAACGGAAATATTCTAA